The genome window GGACGCCTCCCGGGCGATTTGTCATTGCGCCATGACCGATGCCCTCGCCGTCGCCCTGACTTCGCCTCCCTATGCCGTCCTGACCTACGCCCTGCCGCCGGGTTTTGCGTCCGGGGAGCTTCCCGTCGGCCTGTGCCTGCTCGTGCCCGTGGGCGCGACCCTTCGAGCCGGCGTGGTCTGGCAGGCCGGGGTCGCGCCGCCCCAGGGCGTGACCCTGCGGCCGGCGCTTTTTCCCCTGGAGCGCGAACCCGCCTGCGACGCCGGCTACCTGGACCTGGTGCGCAACCTGGCCAGCCGCCATCTGGCCCCGCCCGGGCGCATCCTTGCGGCGCTGCTGCCGCGCGGCATGCGCTCCGCCCAGGTGGAATTCGTCCTTTACGAGGCGGGGTTGGAAAAGCGCCTGGCCGCCAAGGCCCTCTCCCGGCTCGACCCGCGAACCCGGACCGCCCTGGCCGGGGCCTGGCGCGACGGACGCCTGCGCTGCCGTCTGGCCGGCGAGGCCGCCGATCCCTTGTGCCGGCTGGCCGCCGATCCGCCCTGGCCGGTGCGGCCCGGCGCGGCCCGGCAACTGGCCCTGCTCGACACCCTGTGCGACGCCGGCCCCCTGCCGCTGTCCGAGCTCAAAAAAAGGCTCGGCGACGGGACCGTGCCCATCCTGCGGCGCCTTATCGACCTGGGCCTGGTGCGCCTGGATGCCGGGGAGACGGGCGCGTCGGGGGCGGACGCGGCGGCCCCCCCCGCGCCCGGTTCGGGGCTTTCCGCCATGCCGCCCGTCACCGGCGAACAGCAGGCCGCCCTCGACGCCCTGACCCCGGTCCTCGACGCCCCGGACGGCGCGGCCCGGCTGGTTTTCGGCGTCACGGGCAGCGGCAAGACCCGCCTGTACATGGAGTTGGCCGCCAGGGCCCTGGCCCGCGGCAAGCGCGTGCTGCTGCTCGCCCCGGAAGTGGCCCTGGCCGCCCGGCTGCACCGGGCGGCCGAGGAGGCCTTTCCCGGCCGGCCGGTCCTGCTCTTTCACGGCTACCAGCCGCCGCCGGCGCGCGAGGCCGCCTTCCGCCGCGCGGCCGGGCCGGACGCGCCCCTGCTCGTGGCCGGCACGCGCTCGGCCCTGTTCCTGCCGCTTCGCGACATCGGGCTGGTCATCCTCGACGAGGAGCACGACGGCGCCTTCAAGCAGGAGGACCGGCTGCCGTATCAGGCCAAGGAAGTGGCCTTTTTCCGGGCCAGGCAGTCCGGGGCGCT of Solidesulfovibrio sp. contains these proteins:
- the priA gene encoding primosomal protein N' — protein: MTDALAVALTSPPYAVLTYALPPGFASGELPVGLCLLVPVGATLRAGVVWQAGVAPPQGVTLRPALFPLEREPACDAGYLDLVRNLASRHLAPPGRILAALLPRGMRSAQVEFVLYEAGLEKRLAAKALSRLDPRTRTALAGAWRDGRLRCRLAGEAADPLCRLAADPPWPVRPGAARQLALLDTLCDAGPLPLSELKKRLGDGTVPILRRLIDLGLVRLDAGETGASGADAAAPPAPGSGLSAMPPVTGEQQAALDALTPVLDAPDGAARLVFGVTGSGKTRLYMELAARALARGKRVLLLAPEVALAARLHRAAEEAFPGRPVLLFHGYQPPPAREAAFRRAAGPDAPLLVAGTRSALFLPLRDIGLVILDEEHDGAFKQEDRLPYQAKEVAFFRARQSGALLVLGSATPDVKTFQAAREGHVPMVRLARRVGGGGMPSVELVDMRVAPKLTAVSGSGETGDRTGVLTDLAAAALAETVAGGEQAMILLNRRGYAPLLFCLDCETPVRCPHCELSLTYHKDRERLVCHYCGHARPHPSPCPACGGTRFLPMGVGAELLEEQLGGILPAGAAVARLDRDVARRPERAEAILADFASGRARVLVGTQMLSKGHHFPEVTLVVAADADLGRALPDYRAAERTFQLLTQLSGRAGRGDRPGRVLIQTRTPEDPFFQHVVTGDFEGFFEQELSRRRRLCYPPFIRLGLARLSFPRDFEAGYAAAAAVGQAMRLAAAPLGVRVLGPAPAPLALVAGRRRLHCLLKAEDWPSLRRVFAAGRQALPDPGKVRFSLDLDPVDML